The following proteins come from a genomic window of Cygnus atratus isolate AKBS03 ecotype Queensland, Australia unplaced genomic scaffold, CAtr_DNAZoo_HiC_assembly HiC_scaffold_37, whole genome shotgun sequence:
- the LOC118260752 gene encoding olfactory receptor 14C36-like — MPNSSSVSEFLLLAFADTRELHLLHFGLFLGIYLAALLGNGLILTTVACDHRLHTPMYFFLLNLALLDLGCISTTLPKAMANALWDTRAISYQGCAVQVFLFVFFMSTEYCILTIMSYDRYIAICKPLHYGSLLGSRACAQMAAAAWGSGFLNAVLHTANTFSLPLCQGNAVDQFFCEVPQILKLSCSESDYSREAGIIAFSLCLIFGCFVFIVVSYVQIFRAVLRMPSEQGRHKAFSTCLPHLAVVSLFVSTAMFAHLKPPYISFPPLDLVVSLIYSVVPPAVNPLIYSMRNQELRDSLRNLMP, encoded by the coding sequence atgcccaacagcagctctgtgagtgagttcctcctcctggcattcgcagacacgcgggagctgcatctcctgcactttgggctcttcctgggcatctacctggctgccctcctgggcaacggcctcatcctcaccaccgtagcctgcgaccaccgcctccacacccccatgtacttcttcctcctcaaccttgccctcctcgacctgggctgcatctccaccactctgcccaaagccatggccaatgccctctgggacaccagggccatctcctatcaaggATGTGCTGTACaggtctttttgtttgtattttttatgtcAACAGAATATTGCATTCTCACCATCATGTCCTATGACCGctacattgccatctgcaagcccttgcactacgggagcctcctgggcagcagagcttgtgcccagatggcagcagctgcctggggcagtggctttctcaatgccGTCCTGCACACggccaatacattttccctgcccctctgccaaggcaatgcagtggaccagttcttctgtgaagttccccagatcctcaagctctcctgctcagagtCAGACTACTCCAGAGAAGCTGGGATTATTGCTTTTAGCCTTTGTTTAATTTTcggttgttttgttttcattgtggtgtcctatgtgcagatcttcagggctgtgctgaggatgccctctgagcagggccggcacaaagccttttccacgtgcctccctcacctggccgttGTCTCCCTGTTTGTCAGCACTGCCATGTTTGCCCACCTGAAGCCCCCCTATATCTCCTTCCCACCCCTGGACCTGGTGGTGTCATTGATATACTCAGTGGTGCCTCCCGCAGTGAATCCCCTCATCTATAGtatgaggaaccaggagctcagGGATTCCTTGAGGAATCTAATGCCTTGA